TTTATGAACTTTAATTGTTGCACCTGCATGGAGATTTATGTCTCCAAACGTTTAACTTAATTGCCTTTCACATTTTACGCATCTTTCCTTTATACCTTgatcaatattttataattgataGGCTCTCGATCTAGCTTGATGGTTTGGTTTACTTGGTTCAGACTAATTGAAGGCCACGGGTCAcaatattttacttaaatttataatgattaattcatttttcataaattattaatataaaattatttatgtattcttatatatattttaagctaTAATCTATgttgtaattttaaatttatccaatttgttattaaatgtttttttaataaaattcatacTAATTTTTATATTCTCAAATTTGATGCATGTGAGCCTACATCAATGAAATCTTCTCCcaataattataacattaaaattatctttttatttactgTAATCGATTTGGTGGGAAAAGAGAACAAGCTTTGATTtctctactaattttttttagggtttttatttttcttattttcccgtatttttatgattatttttacttttttcaatCTGTTTTACAATATCTTATTAATAAACCAACTTaacgaattttaaaaaaaaataccattttgtaaaagtttacttgaaaaattagatattaatatcaaatggtaaaatgaatatttaaattttcaataagtAAACAACTCCATATATTGTTTTGtcattctttttaaataaaagtccGTATATTTCGCTAATTTTTTACATTTCCaaaaatttgttatatcaaaatataatcaccgttttatccatttttaaattacaatatacaatgaatttttttaatctcaatattattttagaaataaCAACAGAATAATAGACAAGATGAACCTATGTATCTCACGGATAAATTATAAAATGCCGAAGCattttttaatatcaaaatataattatatatttttatatttttaggcaTATAATATATGcggtaatttttttatctatttattttttaaaaataacaatttaatattacACAACAATATAAACTAGCTAAATACCTAAAGTGGCCttgttttagtgaatttgatttttttttaaaagaaaagagcTTGATACATAAATTTATCCCTAAAGCATACCTCATCTTTCCACTTTActacttaaaaataacaaaactacctttttttgtttttgcaaaAAAAGTAATGTTTCTGAAAAGATCCAaaagaaaataacattattttttattataccgTGATTATATTTTTCCTAATTAACCTATACAGATATACGTATATTGATATAGGATTCACATATATGTTTTATACATTAAATCGGGATgaacaattgaaataaaaataaaaattgataattgatataAAAATCAGCATTTCTTACAAATGTTTGTGTATTTTACCATATATGATATACTAGATcagattaattagaaaattttatatcGAAAATGATTGCTTTAAGCTAAATTTGAATgagtataataaaaaaaaccgtttataattaattgtcacaggtaaataatatcctttggATCAAGAAACCGTCCACATGCATTTGTTAAAGATTTTTCAAAGCCATTATAAAGCTTGTTGGTCGCTGCTTAATGCAGTATTCAAGGGATGGATAATGGATTCAAGTAAAAGAATCCCATAGAGTCTGCGAAACCATTCACATGTGAAAAATGGCTTCAGAGATCCTCCCCCCATTACCAATCCGAAAAATTCCCCCCCCCCCCCGCCGTTAAGAATATCTCCCGCTTTTTATCTTTCTCTCACTAACAAACCCcccaaaaaatagaagaaaaatatttttaaagaataaaaataaaaagtctcCCCACACTCTCGATGTCGTCTCTCGAAATAGGTTCGGCCAGAGTCGGCGACGTCCTCGTCGTTTCGGCGGCCGATAACGACGATGTTTCCCCCATCGAAGAAGTACGTCTTACAGTTTCTAATGACGACGACACGACACTCCCCGTTTGGACATTCCGAATGTGGTTCATCGGACTCTTCTCTTGTGTTCTCCTTTCTTTCCTCAATACGTTTTTCAGTTACCGGTCGGAGCCACTCCAGGTTACCATGATATCCATACAGGTGGCGTCGCTCCCTGTGGGAAAGTTTATGGCGAGAGTGCTACCAACCACCAAGTTTAAGATCCCCGTGGTAAACAAGGAGTTTACGCTGAACCCTGGTCCGTTTAACGTAAAAGAACATGTGTTGATCTCTATTTTTGCTAATGCTGGGGCCGCGTTTGGTGGCGGGACGGCTTATGCTATCAGTATCGTGGATATTATCCGGGCTTTTTATCATAGGAAGATCGTTTTCTTAGCTAGTTGGATTTTAGTCATCACCACACAGGTTTAAATGCCCGTTCTTTCGAAAATAATACGTTGTTCTTGGAACTCctcttttgttttacttttttccAAGTCTAAAATTGAAAACATATGGGCAGGTTTTGGGGTATGGATGGGCGGGGATTATGAGGAGGTTCGTGGTCGAACCTGCGGAAATGTGGTGGCCAAGTAGCCTGGTTCAGGTTTCTCTTTTCAGGTAACGGTGTCGTTTTCGTGCTTTGTGGTATGCCTCTTCATCGTAGTGGCGTACTGAATTTTTAGACCTTACCGTGTAAAATTAAATTGAACTTTATGGTTACTAGGAGTAACACATGCACTTGATAGAGTTTGCCCTGTGTAATCATCTTATCTTTTAgagtttctctctctcttttttaacccaaaataaagtttgaatttcatggttcattatttcaatttcaattaattgtAAGTGTTAGGTCTACCATTTAGCCGAAAATTAAAGTGATgttggaagaaaagaaaaaaattcatcaaaatgcTCGGAAGAAAAAGATTTCTTTTTCGAGTTAAAAATGCGAGAAAAAATCAGCATTTTAAAAATACTATCATTTTGAATTAATGTaacttttctcttattttctctatGAACATGGAtctctattattttatttcttttcatgtTTTTCTCCTAGtaagttaatttaaattttatattctcTTTCATTTTACTGCAcactcttttctcttttcttttttttcaactaaACATTCTTTCCAACTATATGTGTTTATATCATTATTTGCATTAATAgtgattattattttattaaaaaaattaagtcagtcaaaaattttcaaaagaactTTTTATTGTATAGAATATCATGGCTTTGCAATAGCTTGTTTTTCCTTGCCAATGCTTGAAGTCAATGAAAAAGCTCATAAATTCTTCAGGGCCATGCTCGAGAAAGACAATAGCCGCAAGTGCCGAGGGAAATTCTTCTTGATTGCACTTATTTGCAGCTTCTCCTGGTACGTGTTTCCAGGCTACTTGTTCCCCACATTGTCAGCCATTTCTTGGGTGTGCTGGGCATTTCCCAAGTCCGTAACAGCCCAGCAGATCGGATCGGGAATGCAAGGGATCGGCATCGGATCGTTTGCAGTCGACTGGTCGGTCATTGCTTCCTTCCTCGGCAGCCCTCTGGTGACCCCTTTCTTCGCAATTGTTAATATCTTTGTAGGCTTTGCGTTATTCTTGTATGTCGTACTTCCGACTGCCTACTGGGGACTTGACCTTTACCAAGCTCGCAACTTCCCTATTTTCTCCTCACATTTGTTTAATCACAAGGGGGAACCATACAACGTATCAGGCATTGTAAACCAGAATTTCGAAATCGATATGCCGGCATATGAGCAGCAGGGACTTGTAAACTTTAGCGTCTTCTTTTCTCTCACTTATGGCATTGGCTTTGCTGCCATTATATCTACTCTTTCACACGTAGCTGTGTTTAATGGAAAGTAAGCGACCGAAAGCTTTTAATCTTATAGCTTCACACCCGACTTTTTGGATTGGCCGTCTTTTAACGTAAAACTTTGTGTTGAATGTTTGGAACAGGGAGATACATACACAACTGAAAGCTTCTTTCAAGGGAAAAGAAGATATTCATACAAGGTTAATGAAGAAGTATAAGAGCATACCGAACTGGTGGTTTTACCTGTTGCTCGGGTTGAAATTGCTGCTTTCTCTTGCGTTATGTGTTTTTATGAAACGTGACATCCAAATGCCTTGGTGGGGACTTATCTTTGCAGCTGCCATTGCTTTAGCTTTCACTCTTCCTGTTAGCATCATAACTGCCACTACAAATCAGGTAACAAGCTCTCACTTTTGTACGTAACTCTTCTTTGAAGTACTCATATCCGACACATTCCAAATATGGTCCTTCAAATTTATAAGAAGAGGCTTTAAAAAATTTGAGTATATCAATGTCAAAAAATACATACCTATATCCGACATTCAATATTCGAGTATGAGTAACATAGCCCATAGCATGTTAATTGAAGTACTGGAAAATCGTATAGTTCTGAGTTATTGCGTGATTTACCTGAACAACTTTTGTATCTTGATGATCTGCATTTGCTGAGTGTGGCCCTTTCTGTTGCTAGTCACCAGGACTGAATATCATCACTGAGTACATCATGGGTTACATTTTACCAGGAAAACCAATAGCCAATGTTTGCTTCAAAACCTACGGATATATAAGCATGGCACAGGCTGTTTCCTTTCTTAACGATTTCAAGCTCGGCCATTACATGAAGATTCCACCAAGATCGATGTTTGTTGTCCAGGTATGTCTCAAAAAGAAATCGAATGTTTAAAGGAAATAAAGACATTTGCAAAAGACAAAACGTTGACAATTAATTGAGTGTAGCAGGCAATAATTGCTGATAGACATGATTTTGacaatttaaaagataaatatatataagaataGAACAGGACCTTTTGTATAGGGTATATTTGCTAATTCTCTCTTCTTCATAAATTGTGTTGTATTAAAAGAGCATTGGGACTGTGATAGCTGGAACAGTGAACCTTGCAGTGGCATGGTGGCTGCTGACCACAGTTGAGAACATATGCCAGGATCACCTACTTCCTTCCAACAGTCCATGGACATGTCCCGGTGACCGAGTCTTCTTCGATGCATCGGTTATCTGGGGTCTTGTCGGACCGAAAAGGATCTTCGGTCCCCTCGGGAACTACTCTGCTCTCAACTGGTTCTTTCTTGGAGGTGCCTTGGGGCCTGTAGTGGTATGGCTATTCCACAAAGCTTTCCCTAACCAGAAATGGATCCCACTGATCAATCTTCCAGTGCTCTTGGGAGCAACAGCTGCGATGCCACCAGCCACATCATTGAACTTCAATTGCTGGCTTATAATTGGATTCATCTTCAATTACTATGTTTTCAAGTACCGAAAAGGTTGGTGGCAGAGATACAATTATGTTCTCTCTGCAGCACTTGATGCTGGGTTGGCTTTCATGGGAGTGCTCTTATATTTCACATTGACAATGCACGGAATTAGCATATCTTGGTGGGGAAGTGATGGCGAGCACTGCGATCTAGCTTCTTGTCCAACAGCAAAAGGCATAGTTGTAGATGGTTGTCCAGTTTTTTAGATTCATTTCACTTCAACATCAAATAATTTAGGCTTCAAGAACTCTACATTTTCATAATTAGCACATTCtctagaagaaaaagaaaaaaatagtatttgtttaaatgttttaaatatagtcattttatattattttcttctcTGCATATAATGAGCTTACAAATCACAATATAGAATAAAACTGAAACATAAGtggaaataaaaggaaaagaaaaatgtaaTATTATACATATGATATCTATATATTATCTATATACATTTTAACAACCCAAAAAGTCACTTCACTTGTGATCAACTGATCTTGATACAGGAGCGGCATATCTGGAGGAGAACCCACGATATAGAGAACCCTGAAGATAATCATCTCCATTGCAGTCGTCGAAGTTATGAGCATAACTTAAAGGGTCGTACCTAAACCCACCAACTGGTCTTGGTTTCCTTGGCATGAAAGCTGCCGTTATGCTATTGCCCAaagcttttatttttcttttcgtgCATGGGAGCGTCAGCTTGAGCCGACCCCAGCAGGAAAGCAACCCTTCTTCCTTGGTTTTCCTCGAAGCTGAACTCTGCTCCATGGTTTGCTTGAGCtcttttcaagataaactttattGCTTCAGAGTTCGGAGTGGTCGATGAATAAGAGATAAAGGTTTGTGAGGTCTCTAGATTTTGTCTCGTTTCATTTAGTTTGGATTTTGAGTGTGTGGTATTAGAAGAAGAGCATTGGTCAAAAGGATCAGTACGTGAAAATGCTCTCCTTTTGGATTTTAAGGGGGAGGAAAAGGCAAAGAAAGAAAGGTGAAACTGAGAAGTAATGCAGACAAGGAAGGTGAAGAAGGAATCTAAAATGAGGAAGAGACAGAGTGAGTGAGGAATGATCTGTCGCTATTTCTTTTCGCCAAGCGATATCGAGTACATGATAGAAGGTGTAATAAATCTGCACCATTGGCTACGTCGAAGAAGCAGAGTCGAAAGGGACCATGACCCCTActcacttttttaaaattaacgcGTACATTGCcaacaaacaaacaaagaaaaattgATAGGaggaatatataaaaatatcgaACTTTACATAACAAGAATATTAatccatcaaatttttttttgtataattcaAAAAAAGGATTATCATGTATATGGAAAAGTGCATATCTTCTAATAACGGGAAATTTGACCGTGACTTGGAGTCTAAAAGCATAACTCttaagtttatatttaaaaacaCAATGCATAAAATATCTAGTTAAAAGAAGTGATGTTCAAAACCAATTAAAGAATTAATTAAACCAATTAAATTGAAAACTAGTAGTTTGATCAATTAAATTTAATCTTGGTTGTCttacttttatggtttttttGTTTAGCAAATTTGGAAGagtatgaatttatttatattcCAAGATATAATTTAAATCGCTAATGAGATTGTCAAGGTTTCACTTAATTAGGCACAACAATATGAGTTAAGCCTCTGGGGATCAACGCACTAGCCATCTTTTTAACTCCCATGTAACTTTGGAAGGAACGTGGATGCATTTATCCATTGATGGACCGATGGTAAGAGGTAATGGGAATGCTTTGATTGGTGGTATGTTGTGAGATTAATATGGAAATTGGATTTTGAGATTTAATCACTACTTGAGAAGATGAATAGCTTTTGAGATTGAATTATACGGCATTTTAAATGGCTTTCTTGTTCTACCCAGCAAAGGAATAAGAAGGACCATAATTCAGACAGATAATCTAGATGTGGTCAAAGTTTTGCAAGATAATGCAATGGCCGACTCAGGAATCACTGTGCTTAGGAGGATCCAACAGATTATAAGAGCTGAAGGTCAATGGCAGAAGAGATATGTTCCTAGAGAATATAATCTAGTTGCCGATTCCTTAGCTAAGTTGAGTTTAACATGGAGGTCAAGCCTATATAGGTTATTGATGTCGCACCTATTGAAATTCCGCAATTCCTTCAACAAAATAAAGCTAATAGTGTTTTCGCtcaatttaatttgatataatttccTCTTCAATTAtcaccaaaaaaaatatatatgtaaaaaataccATTACCAATAGAGACTTAGATGCCAAATCCTATAGTAGCCCTCCTTAATTTTTTTCCTCATAGAAAAACaatatttcttttactttaatgGTGAACATAAAATTGAAAGCTTTTAAAGGGAAAAACAATGGGTGGGTATATTTAAGCCATGGCCAATGGTCCCTAAAACCATGTGATTCAAGGGTGCAGACATTTCTTTCCTCATCTGTTTCAGTTCGTACTATCTTTTCCTAGTGCCACATGTTACTATGCCCTACACTCGTCCAGTCACCACTGCATTTTTGCTTTCCCCTTTATCCAGTTATTCTATGCCCGTATCCTTGCAGAGGGCCTGAGAGATCACGCACTATCAGCTTTTTTTTCCCGTGTTTAAAGCCGTTGGTATCAGCCAGAAAGATCCACCATCGTTTTGCTTTAGGATCAAATAGCCCAAGACAAAGGTATGACATCGTTTTTGCTAATGAAGTTGCTGATGGCAATCAGGAAAGTAGCATGCCTCCACTGCTCTGCTCAGCTGATAGAAGATTGGCATGGCCGTTAGGCTGTTAACTATATCTATCCACTACTTGCATCTAACAGAGTGCGAAGAAGCCCGTAAATTTATGGAAATAAACATCACTAATTCACGATACCAATCATTGCAGATTAAATGCCTCATCATGTGTAAAGGGAAAAGAAAGCACCTAAAAGATTTTCATTTACAAAATAGTGATGTAATGCCTTGAGAAGCAATGAAATGTCGTGTATCCATAAAGCACCATCAAAGAAATCAACTAAATGAGATTATATTAAGCAAAAAACATAACTACCACTTCAGCTGCAAGTTTACTGAAAGAAAGTTAATTTTGTgtgtttaatatatttatttatgatcaaattttgaatagaatgctACTAAGTTTTTGACttcttgttttaattttgtcaggACACAATTGGAATATCGAAGTTCAAATAAATAAGCAAATTGGGCTAAATTAAAACGGAAAGCAATAAaatgggccaaattaaaaaaattgcagAATTAGTGGCtgattaaaaatcaaattatgaatttgttaaactctataaatagaaaaatatatatgattttagttGGTTGTTAGGTATAATCTTAGGAGGAATCATGCTAAATTTGGCATATAAAAAGTGTATAAATACCTTGTAATGGGGCATTAGAAAAAAACActgaaatataattaaaaacaattcttttctctttcacGCATAAGTAGCTATTCAAAGTTTAAtgccattttttttccatttactTATTTTTTGTCCTTTTCTCCTTTCACCATTACGTTCAAATCCACTTTTAAACCTCAATTGAGTATGattaatttcatattcaattaaaCCTTATTTAGCCTTAGGCCGGTATCATTCCTATCGAAAATCGTGAGATATGAACTTGCCCTAAAATCTTTCATCACGGTATTCATTATCTCCTCGACAATGGCATCAAAATTTGATaggcgtcgaaaccaccaaatataattttttacacTCTAATTGAATTAAACAGTAGTATAAAGTAATAAGGTTGATCTCACAGGGACTAAGATTCCTAATTTTCCTATTTAAGTAACCAAAGTCTAGGCAACTGTTTTGCCCACGACCTGTACGTGTAgagctaaaaaataaataaatgaggaGTTCAATTGATAAAGaaaaacaagtataaaataaaatggaataataaCAGAATAGTTGCGAACTTCAAACCTTGAACCCTGAACCCCAAAATTAAATTCCGAACCCCAAGTTCAAGGCTTAGGATTTAGGATTTGAGTTCAAGGTTTATAGGTAAGATTGGGTTCATAGTTTagaatttagggtttagagtttgaGATTCAAGGTTTAAAATTCAGTATTCATGGTTcagagtaaaaaaaaattaccaaaattatgcgTTAATAACAtggaaaaaattattgaaatatcatcaaataattaaaaagagaTCATTGATGATGAGATAGAAAAAGTTAaatcccgaaaatttttacaataaaattaggaaaataatttatcaaaaaattaaCAACTAAGAGAAGAGTGCCGTAATGATAGATGGAACGGAATAAACATTTTGCATCACAATAGACAAATTTAAAGCGGaaatatcatattaaattttttattgaagtaTAAAGGTAAAATTTGTTATTATCCGTTTTAAAAAATAGGAA
The genomic region above belongs to Gossypium hirsutum isolate 1008001.06 chromosome D05, Gossypium_hirsutum_v2.1, whole genome shotgun sequence and contains:
- the LOC107957844 gene encoding oligopeptide transporter 2 isoform X1 → MSSLEIGSARVGDVLVVSAADNDDVSPIEEVRLTVSNDDDTTLPVWTFRMWFIGLFSCVLLSFLNTFFSYRSEPLQVTMISIQVASLPVGKFMARVLPTTKFKIPVVNKEFTLNPGPFNVKEHVLISIFANAGAAFGGGTAYAISIVDIIRAFYHRKIVFLASWILVITTQVLGYGWAGIMRRFVVEPAEMWWPSSLVQVSLFRAMLEKDNSRKCRGKFFLIALICSFSWYVFPGYLFPTLSAISWVCWAFPKSVTAQQIGSGMQGIGIGSFAVDWSVIASFLGSPLVTPFFAIVNIFVGFALFLYVVLPTAYWGLDLYQARNFPIFSSHLFNHKGEPYNVSGIVNQNFEIDMPAYEQQGLVNFSVFFSLTYGIGFAAIISTLSHVAVFNGKEIHTQLKASFKGKEDIHTRLMKKYKSIPNWWFYLLLGLKLLLSLALCVFMKRDIQMPWWGLIFAAAIALAFTLPVSIITATTNQSPGLNIITEYIMGYILPGKPIANVCFKTYGYISMAQAVSFLNDFKLGHYMKIPPRSMFVVQSIGTVIAGTVNLAVAWWLLTTVENICQDHLLPSNSPWTCPGDRVFFDASVIWGLVGPKRIFGPLGNYSALNWFFLGGALGPVVVWLFHKAFPNQKWIPLINLPVLLGATAAMPPATSLNFNCWLIIGFIFNYYVFKYRKGWWQRYNYVLSAALDAGLAFMGVLLYFTLTMHGISISWWGSDGEHCDLASCPTAKGIVVDGCPVF
- the LOC107957844 gene encoding oligopeptide transporter 2 isoform X2; this encodes MSSLEIGSARVGDVLVVSAADNDDVSPIEEVRLTVSNDDDTTLPVWTFRMWFIGLFSCVLLSFLNTFFSYRSEPLQVTMISIQVASLPVGKFMARVLPTTKFKIPVVNKEFTLNPGPFNVKEHVLISIFANAGAAFGGGTAYAISIVDIIRAFYHRKIVFLASWILVITTQVLGYGWAGIMRRFVVEPAEMWWPSSLVQVSLFRAMLEKDNSRKCRGKFFLIALICSFSWYVFPGYLFPTLSAISWVCWAFPKSVTAQQIGSGMQGIGIGSFAVDWSVIASFLGSPLVTPFFAIVNIFVGFALFLYVVLPTAYWGLDLYQARNFPIFSSHLFNHKGEPYNVSGIVNQNFEIDMPAYEQQGLVNFSVFFSLTYGIGFAAIISTLSHVAVFNGKEIHTQLKASFKGKEDIHTRLMKKYKSIPNWWFYLLLGLKLLLSLALCVFMKRDIQMPWWGLIFAAAIALAFTLPVSIITATTNQSPGLNIITEYIMGYILPGKPIANVCFKTYGYISMAQAVSFLNDFKLGHYMKIPPRSMFVVQERHIWRRTHDIENPEDNHLHCSRRSYEHNLKGRT